The Aureimonas populi genome includes the window GGCGAAGGGCTTGGTGAGATAGTCGTCACCGCCCGCCCGCAGGCCCGTCACGCGGTCGTCCACCTGCCCGAGGGCGGAGAGGATGAGCACGGGGGTTCCATTGCCCTTTTCCCGCAGGCCCGAGATCACCGAGAGCCCGTCTCGTTCCGGCAGCATCCGGTCCACCACCAGCACGTCGTAGTCGCGGCTGTCGGCCATGTGGAAGCCGCTCGCGCCGTCCGCCGCGTGGTCCGCGACGTGGCCCGCTTCCTTCAGCGCCTTCAGGAGGTAGGACGCCGCTTCCCGGTCGTCCTCGATGAGCAGGATCTTCATGGGCGCGGATGTAGCGCTTAAAGCTTGCGGGGCGAAGCCCGTTTCGGTCCAGCCGGGCATGGCGGTGCCTTTCCTGTGCGAGAAAGCGAAAAGGGGCGGCCGGCCTTCCGGCCCGCCGCCCCTCCCATCGTTCGCGCGCGCGGCGCGAAGGGCTCAGCTACCGGCGATCGGCAGGGCGACGAAGCGGTTCTGGTCGCCCGTGCGGAGCTGGAAGAGGGCGGCCCGCCGGCCGGTGTCGGCCGCGCCCTTCAGCGCCTCCTCCACCTCGGCCTGCGAAGCGACCTCCGTGCCGTTGATCGCCACGATCACATCGCCCGGATTGACGCCGCGCGTGGCAGCCTCCGATTCGGGGTCCACATCCGTCACCACCACGCCCTCGCCGTCCTCGGAGGGCGTCAGCGTGAGCCCGTAGCCCGAGAGCGAGGACGGGTCGGTCGGCACGCTCGTGCCGGGGCCGCGGCCACCGGCCACCGTATCGTCGAGCGAGGAGAGGTCGCCGAGCGTCACGGTCACGGTCTGCTCGGCCCCGTCGCGCCACAGCCCGATCTCGATCTCGCTGCCGGGCCGGAAGCCGGCGATGGTGCGCGAGAGTTCGCGGGGTGTGGCGACATCTACGCCGTTGACGCGCGTGATGACGTCTCCGGTCTGGATGCCGGCCGCCGCCGCCGGGGTATCGGTCTCGGGCAGCGTCACGATGGCGCCCCGGTCGGTGTCGAGGCCCACGGCCTCCGCGATGTCCTCGGTCACGGGCGCGATCTGCACGCCCAGCCAGCCGCGCTGCACCGTGCCGCCCTCACGCAGCGACTGCACGACGCTTTGCGCGGTGGAGGACGGAATGGCGAAGGCAATGCCCACATTGCCGCCCGAGGGCGAGAAGATGGCCGTGTTGACGCCGATCACCTGGCCCTCGAGATTGAAGGCCGGGCCGCCGGAATTGCCCCGATTCACCGCCGCGTCGATCTGGAGGAAGTCGTCATAGGGGCCGGCGCCGATGTCGCGGCCCCGCGCCGAGACGATGCCCGCCGTCACCGAGCCGCCGAGGCCGAACGGGTTGCCGACCGCGACCACCCACTCGCCGACGCGCACCGAGGTGTCGTCCGCGAACTCGACATAAGTGAACCTGCGGTTCTCCGCCTCGACCTTCAGCACCGCGAGGTCGGTGCGCGCATCCGTGCCCACCAGCTCGGCCGAAAGCTCCGTGCCGTCGTCCAGGATGACGGTGTAGGCGCTGCCGCCTTCCACCACGTGGTTGTTGGTCACGAGGTAGCCGTCCTCGGAGACGAAGAAGCCCGAGCCCTGCGACATGGAGGGACGCGGCCCCTCGCCCCGGCGCGGACCGCGCGGCATGACCCCCTGCCCGCCCGGCGCGCCGGGGTTGCCGAAGTCGAAGAAGCGGCGCAGCGGGTGGTCTTCCGGAAGGTTGTCGAAGGGGCTGGAGAACTGCTCGTTGCGCGAGAAGGTCGCGGTCGCCTCCTCGCCGCGCACGCGCACCGAGACCACGGCGGGCGACACGCGCTCCACCACATCGGCAAAGCCGAAGCTCTGCTGGGGTGCTTCGACCCGCACGGGCTCGGCAAGGCTGGGCGCGATGTTGGTCATCACGCCGCCGCTGAAGGCCAGGCCAGCGACACCGGCCGCCAGAGCCGCGGCCGTGAAGCGCCGCCGGGTCTTGGTCTGAAGAATGTTTCGCATCTCACGCCTCTTGGGAAGAGAATGTCCGGACGGCCGAAACGGCGCGTCGTGTGAGCGGAACATAGGGAGCGCAAAATTACAGGACGTTTTCCCCCGCATGAAATGTTCGTAAGATTACGCGCTCGG containing:
- a CDS encoding Do family serine endopeptidase yields the protein MRNILQTKTRRRFTAAALAAGVAGLAFSGGVMTNIAPSLAEPVRVEAPQQSFGFADVVERVSPAVVSVRVRGEEATATFSRNEQFSSPFDNLPEDHPLRRFFDFGNPGAPGGQGVMPRGPRRGEGPRPSMSQGSGFFVSEDGYLVTNNHVVEGGSAYTVILDDGTELSAELVGTDARTDLAVLKVEAENRRFTYVEFADDTSVRVGEWVVAVGNPFGLGGSVTAGIVSARGRDIGAGPYDDFLQIDAAVNRGNSGGPAFNLEGQVIGVNTAIFSPSGGNVGIAFAIPSSTAQSVVQSLREGGTVQRGWLGVQIAPVTEDIAEAVGLDTDRGAIVTLPETDTPAAAAGIQTGDVITRVNGVDVATPRELSRTIAGFRPGSEIEIGLWRDGAEQTVTVTLGDLSSLDDTVAGGRGPGTSVPTDPSSLSGYGLTLTPSEDGEGVVVTDVDPESEAATRGVNPGDVIVAINGTEVASQAEVEEALKGAADTGRRAALFQLRTGDQNRFVALPIAGS